From Vigna radiata var. radiata cultivar VC1973A unplaced genomic scaffold, Vradiata_ver6 scaffold_190, whole genome shotgun sequence, one genomic window encodes:
- the LOC106779291 gene encoding vegetative cell wall protein gp1-like, whose amino-acid sequence MSWILVILFLSLTYGSVSEANHDKKLPSASVVGTVYCDTCFQLDFSRGSHFISGASVGIECKDGNSVPRFKKEVKTDENGEFKVQLPFKVRKHVRRIKGCTFKLINSSELQCAVASVSTSSSMSLKTRNQREHIFSAGLFSFKPVEKPNFCNKKQSVQNSNPHVSVKPFSKIPPKVQTTVFKSNPTKSSDKPQSNKDLAEDFFFPPNPFFPPPLIPNPFQPPPLIPNPFQPPPLIPNPFQPPSPPLIPNPFQPPSPPPLIPNPFQPPPSPRAPLIPNPFQPPPSPPPSFFPPLPPIVIPGLTPSPPPPPPPAPIFPIPPFPPLFPPLFPPPHSPGTAAPSENTSP is encoded by the exons ATGTCTTGGATCCTTGTAATTCTGTTTCTCAGCCTCACATACGGTAGTGTTTCTGAGGCTAACCATGACAAGAAGCTTCCTTCTGCTTCTGTGGTTGGCACTGTCTACTGTGACACATGTTTTCAACTGGATTTTTCGAGGGGAAGCCATTTTATTTCAG GTGCCTCAGTAGGTATAGAATGTAAAGATGGGAATTCAGTACCAAGATTCAAGAAAGAAGTGAAGACAGATGAAAATGGGGAATTCAAAGTGCAGCTACCTTTCAAAGTGAGGAAACATGTGAGGAGAATCAAAGGGTGTACTTTCAAGTTAATAAATAGCAGTGAGCTTCAATGTGCGGTGGCATCAGTTTCAACCTCTTCTTCAATGAGTCTTAAGACAAGAAATCAAAGAGAACACATATTCTCAGCAGGGTTGTTCTCATTCAAGCCTGTAGAAAAGCCAAACTTTTGTAACAAAAAACAGAGTGTTCAAAACTCCAATCCACATGTTTCTGTGAAACCCTTTTCAAAAATTCCACCAAAAGTTCAAACTACAGTGTTCAAATCCAATCCAACTAAAAGTTCAGACAAACCTCAATCAAATAAAGATTTAGCTGAAGATTTCTTTTTTCCTCCAAATCCATTTTTTCCACCACCATTGATTCCTAATCCATTTCAGCCTCCTCCCCTCATTCCAAACCCCTTTCAACCACCTCCTCTTATTCCCAACCCTTTTCAACCACCAAGCCCACCACTCATTCCCAACCCATTCCAGCCACCAAGCCCACCACCCCTCATCCCTAACCCATTCCAGCCTCCTCCAAGCCCACGTGCACCCCTCATTCCTAACCCATTCCAGCCTCCACCCAGCCCACCGCCATCCTTTTTTCCTCCTTTACCACCAATAGTAATACCAGGTTTAactccatcaccaccaccacctccaccaccagCACCAATTTTCCCTATTCCTCCTTTCCCTCCACTGTTCCCACCTCTATTCCCTCCACCTCACAGCCCTGGCACAGCTGCTCCTTCCGAGAATACTTCTCCTTGA
- the LOC106779282 gene encoding uncharacterized protein LOC106779282, with translation MTALLVYVDDIILAGNSIKEIEHIKVLFHNAFRIKNLRKLKYFLGFEVAISKKGIHLCQRKYALDILEETGMVGSKPCTTPFLSDTSSVYKTENYLTNPNSYRRLIGKLLYLTNTRPDLCFFVNLLSQFVHSPTDYHYRALQHMLRYIKSSPSQGLFFVADSYIQIKAFSDSD, from the exons ATGACAG CTCTCCTTGTATATGTAGATGATATCATTTTAGCAGGAAATTCTATTAAAGAAATTGAGCATATAAAGGTTCTTTTCCATAATGCTTTCCGGATCAAAAACCTAAGaaagctaaaatattttctGGGCTTTGAGGTTGCTATATCTAAGAAAGGAATACACCTATGCCAAAGGAAATATGCTTTGGACATTCTTGAAGAGACAGGGATGGTGGGATCCAAGCCTTGCACAACTCCCTTTCTAAGTGACACAAGTTCCGTGTACAAAACTGAAAATTACTTGACAAATCCAAATTCCTATCGTAGGCTAATAGGGAAGCTGCTTTATCTCACTAATACTAGACCTGATCTATGCTTTTTTGTTAATCTTCTTAGTCAATTTGTTCATTCTCCTACTGATTACCATTATCGGGCTTTGCAACACATGCTCAGATACATTAAGTCCAGCCCTTCACAAGGCCTCTTCTTTGTTGCTGACTCTTATATCCAGATCAAAGCTTTCAGTGACTCTGACTAG